A stretch of DNA from Synechococcus sp. PROS-9-1:
TGGTTTTGCTGGAACTGGAACTCACTGCTTGATGGGCATTGGTGCTGCACCTGAGGGTGTGATCTCAGCTGCAGCGATGCGCGCACTTGGCGGACACTTCCAAGGACAACTGGTGTATGACCCAGCCATTGCTCAGACGTCTGAGTGGGCAGATATGACGAAGGAAGGCAATCTCGCCCGCCTCGCAGAAATGGGCATTACCGACCCCGATAAGGTGTACGAAGCCAGTGAGCTTGCCTGCGGAGAGCACGTTGTTTTCGCCGGCAGCGGCATCACAGATGGTCTTCTTTTCAACGGAGTGAAGTTCGAAACTGATTGCACCCGCACGAGCAGCTTGATCATCAGCAACCTGAACAACACCTGCAGTTTCACAAACACCATTCACATGAAGGATGGTGCTCAAAGCATCGCTTTGAACTGATTCACGCAGCAACAGAGGGATTTCTCTATGCATATCGCCGTCGTCGGCCTCAGTCATCGAACGGCTCCGGTCGAAGTGCGCGAAAAGCTCAGCATTCCTGAGCAAACCATGGAGGAATCCCTACAAAACCTGCGAAATCATGAGCAGGTGTTGGAGGCCTCGATCCTCAGCACCTGCAACCGACTTGAGATTTACACCTTGGTGCGCAACCCAGATTTAGGGATTGCTGCTGTCCGCGATTTTCTCAGTGGCCATTCCGGTTTGGAAAGCCGTGATCTCTCTCCGCACCTCTTCACCTATCACCACGACGAAGCCATTGCGCATTTGATGCGAGTGACTGCAGGACTCGACAGCCTTGTCCTTGGGGAGGGTCAGATCTTGTCCCAGGTCAAGAAAATGATGCGCCTGGGGCAAGAGCACAAATCGATCGGGCCCATTCTCAATCGTCTGCTGACGCAGGCTGTGAGCACAGGAAAGCGAGTCCGTTCTGAAACCAATCTCAGCACCGGCGCTGTGTCCGTGAGCTCAGCAGCGGTTGAATTGGCTCAACTCAAACTTGGACAATCTCGCGGCCAGGATGCGTTGGTCACGCTTGAAACGGAGCAAATCGCCGTTGTCGGCGCTGGACGCATGAGTCGTTTGTTGCTCCAACACCTCCAAGCGAAAGGAGCCTCTGGAGTGGTGTTGCTGAATCGCACCATCGAACGGGCCTCAGCGCTAGCAACCGACTTTCCAAACCTGCCCATTCAGTGCCGTGGGCTTGACGATCTTGATCAGTGCTTGAGCACCTGTTCGTTGGTCTTTACGAGCACAGCCGCTGATGATCCAATCATTGACGCCAACAGATTGAACGCTCTCAATCGCCGCAGCTCATTGCGACTGGTTGATATCGGCGTGCCTCGCAACATCGCATCCGATGTACACGATGTGTCTGGGGTGGAATCCCACGATGTGGATGATCTTCAAGAGGTTGTAGAGCGCAACCAAGAGGCCCGACAACAGGTTGCACGGGAGGCTGAAGGACTACTTCTTGAAGAGAGTCGCCTGTTCCTGGAATGGTGGGACAGCCTCGAGGCCGTTCCCACCATCAACCGCTTGAGAGCTTCCTTAGAGGAGATCCGCGTAGAGGAACTCACTAAAGCGCTGAGCCGCATGGGTCCTGATTTCTCAGCGCGAGAACGCAAGGTGGTGGAGGCCTTAACCAAGGGAATGATTAACAAGATCCTTCACACCCCTGTGACTCAGCTCCGCAGCGCACAGCAACGCAGCGAGCGACAACAGGCTCTTCAGGTCGTTGAAAAAATTTTTGATTTGGAATCCGGAGCGGCCTCGCAAGATTAATTTCCTGCAATCTCCACCATCTGGCCCAAGGGTTGGTTTTGAACGCGAAAAATCCGGTAAGTTTGCCCCGCATAGCCGAAAGGCGGGAGCTGCATGAAGCGAGTACTGGCAATCATTCTCGGGGGAGGGGCTGGCACCCGTCTCCAACCACTCACAAAGATGAGAGCCAAGCCAGCAGTTCCTTTGGCGGGAAAATACCGCCTGATTGATATTCCAATCAGCAATTGCATCAACTCCAGCATCAACAAGATGTATGTGTTGACACAATTCAATAGCGCTTCGCTGAATCGTCATCTCAGCCAGACGTACAACCTC
This window harbors:
- a CDS encoding glutamyl-tRNA reductase, producing MHIAVVGLSHRTAPVEVREKLSIPEQTMEESLQNLRNHEQVLEASILSTCNRLEIYTLVRNPDLGIAAVRDFLSGHSGLESRDLSPHLFTYHHDEAIAHLMRVTAGLDSLVLGEGQILSQVKKMMRLGQEHKSIGPILNRLLTQAVSTGKRVRSETNLSTGAVSVSSAAVELAQLKLGQSRGQDALVTLETEQIAVVGAGRMSRLLLQHLQAKGASGVVLLNRTIERASALATDFPNLPIQCRGLDDLDQCLSTCSLVFTSTAADDPIIDANRLNALNRRSSLRLVDIGVPRNIASDVHDVSGVESHDVDDLQEVVERNQEARQQVAREAEGLLLEESRLFLEWWDSLEAVPTINRLRASLEEIRVEELTKALSRMGPDFSARERKVVEALTKGMINKILHTPVTQLRSAQQRSERQQALQVVEKIFDLESGAASQD